The Selenomonadales bacterium sequence TCGCAGTTGCACACGGCTTGAAAAATGCACGTGTTATCATGGAGTCGATCAAAGCAGGAAAATGCGACTATACATTCATCGAGATCATGGCTTGTCCGGGCGGTTGTATCGGCGGCGGTGGTCAGCCGATCAAAACGACGGTCGATATCAAAAAAATGCGTATGGATGCACTCTATGACATTGATGAGAGCCTCCCGCTCCGCAAATCGCATGAAAATCCGCAGGTAAAAGAAGTCTATGACAACTTCCTCGGCAAACCGTGCGGTCATTTGTCGCATGATCTTCTCCATACGACGTACCAAAAAGCAGATAAAAAATACACGTTCTAAGACGTGACCGAATCGGTCTTTCCGCAAGGGAAGGCCGATTTTTGTTTGTATGAAACGAACTGCCTTCGCATATCAATGAAGCGGGGAGGCGGTCGCAGGATGAAACGAAAACGATGGCAGCGGATCGGGGCACTACTCGATATTCCCGATGATATTACGATGAACGTCACGCGCATCACGATGGTAGGCAGACACCATCTTCTTATCGAAAACCACAAAGGTATCATAGAGTATACGAGCGAACTTCTGCGCATCCATGTCGATGAAGGGGAGCTGTGTATCAGCGGGGCAGGGTTGTCGCTTTCTGTGATCGAGGCGGAACAAGTAGAGGTAGCAGGTACGGTTGCGGTGATGCGATATGTTTGATCTTGGGCGATATCGGGAAGGTGCGGTCAAGGTACGAATATCGGGCGGTTGGATAGAGCGATTTATCAATCGCTGTTTGGCGGCAGGATTCTGTCTGTGGGATATTAAGACGGACGGACGTTTTACGACGCTGTGGATGAAACTTGATGATTTTAAGCGCGTGCGCGAGATCGCCGCAGACAGCCGTGTACAGGTACAGGTCATCGCACGACGCGGGTGTCCGTTTTTCGTGCGAAAGCTTTTCAAACGTAAAGGGCTTATCGTCGGGCCGATCCTTTTTGCAGTGCTCATCTATCTGTTCACCTTGTTCGTCTGGCAGGTCGAAGTCGTGGGCAATCATACGGTCGATGCGGACGAGATACTGGCACTTGCGCGTGAAAACGGGATATACGTCGGCGCATTTCGTTCTTCTATCGAACCGCGTGATGCAGAGAAGGCGATACTGGCGAACTGCGGACGGCTCGTCTGGTGCGGGGTACGGCAGGAAGGGACGCGCATCGTGGTGGAAGTCGTTGAGAAAACGCCGCGGCGGGCGGAAGGTGACTGCGTGGGCGATATCGTAGCGCGTACCGACGGTGTGCTGACAGAGCTTATCGTGCTGGCGGGCACTGCGGCAAAAGCAAGCGGCGATACGGTCAAAAAGGGTGATGTATTGATACGCGGTGTCGAGCCGAGATATGGGATAGAGACCGGAGATATTGATGCAGATGCTCTGCGCACCATCGGTGCTAAGGGAATCGCGCGGGCACGTGTCTGGTATGAAGGATACGGAGAAGCTCCGCTGGAAACAATGAAAGGTGAGCGGACTGATCACGCGATATATGCCGTTAGTGTACGTGCGGGCGAGTATACATTCGATTGGCAGAGTGCAGATATGGCGGAGAACGCTATATATGAAACGGAGAAAAAAATGGTAAAATGGAGGAATCAAATTTTCCCCGTCGAAATAATAACTCATATTTATTATGAATGTGAACCCATAGGAGTGCCTATCTCTAAGGAAGAAGCGACGTGCCTTGCGAAAAAGCGAGCATGGCAGTCTATCACCGAACAGATACCCAAAGATGCCGAGGTCAAAACCCGAAGGGATGACATCGTATCGGAATCGTCGGCAGGTGTCGTGCGCGTCAGGGCGATCGCTGAAACGGTAGAGGAGATCGGCATTGGTCCAAGTTCGGCAAAGTCCGAAACGGAAGAATAGAAGGAGGAGTTCAGTTGCCTCAAATTGTAGAAAAAGTAATCACATTTCGCGACAGACAGGAAGAAACGGCTATCTTGGGCAACCAAGACGAGCATTTGAATCAGATGGCACGTTCGTTCGGCGGTCAGCTCGTCAGTCGCGGAGGACAGGTCACGATCAGCGGGGAAGCAGAAGAAGTCGAACAGATGAAACAGACGTTCGATGAGCTACTCTATCTCTATCGTCAGGGCAGTCCTGTGACGATGCACGAAGTCAAGTATACGGTCGGTGCTGTTGCGGAAGG is a genomic window containing:
- the yqfD gene encoding sporulation protein YqfD; translation: MFDLGRYREGAVKVRISGGWIERFINRCLAAGFCLWDIKTDGRFTTLWMKLDDFKRVREIAADSRVQVQVIARRGCPFFVRKLFKRKGLIVGPILFAVLIYLFTLFVWQVEVVGNHTVDADEILALARENGIYVGAFRSSIEPRDAEKAILANCGRLVWCGVRQEGTRIVVEVVEKTPRRAEGDCVGDIVARTDGVLTELIVLAGTAAKASGDTVKKGDVLIRGVEPRYGIETGDIDADALRTIGAKGIARARVWYEGYGEAPLETMKGERTDHAIYAVSVRAGEYTFDWQSADMAENAIYETEKKMVKWRNQIFPVEIITHIYYECEPIGVPISKEEATCLAKKRAWQSITEQIPKDAEVKTRRDDIVSESSAGVVRVRAIAETVEEIGIGPSSAKSETEE
- a CDS encoding PhoH family protein, with the protein product MPQIVEKVITFRDRQEETAILGNQDEHLNQMARSFGGQLVSRGGQVTISGEAEEVEQMKQTFDELLYLYRQGSPVTMHEVKYTVGAVAEGEAEALHTMFGDTILTTARGRAVKAKTLGQWRYIEAIRKNHITFGIGPAGTGKTYLAVAMAVYALKNKMVDR
- a CDS encoding sporulation protein YqfC, giving the protein MKRKRWQRIGALLDIPDDITMNVTRITMVGRHHLLIENHKGIIEYTSELLRIHVDEGELCISGAGLSLSVIEAEQVEVAGTVAVMRYV